In Flavobacterium praedii, the DNA window AATGGTGGAATTCCAAGAGTGGGGCAATTAAAATTGACCGACAAAACGCTTTACTTAAATGTAAAGATCAAAGGAAATGCAGGTATTGTAAATCTAGTAGATGTCAACACTAGAAGAGAAGTTGGAATTACCAACATTGATGGAAACAAATTAAACGCAGGCCGTGACTACATTTTGGATAGCATGCGTGTTTTGGTGGGAGCCACAGGTTCAGACGATTTGAAAAATGAAACTTGGGTAAGCCCTTGGAGCATTACAGGACAAAACAGTTTGCCTAAAGCCTTTTTAGGTGCGGAATTCAGAATTAACCAAGACCGTAATCAATTGGTAGATATGCCAATCACCGATTTATGTCAAGATGGATTTGTGTCTTCTTTCAGAAGTTTATCCACGTCGCCTTTGATTCGTTCGAATATGGAGTTTGAAATGGAAATCGAATACCCAAAAGGTGTTTCCGTTCCGGCTGACCAAGAGTACAACATTCGAATTGAAGTAAGAGCGCACCAAGCGCAAGTTTAATCCGTAAAGGTTCAATTTATAAAGCCGTATCCGTAATGTTTACGGCTTTTTTTCAACACTATTCACTATGGCAGTAAGAGAAAAAGTAATCAATTTATTGATTCCAACCGAAGGAAATGAAGCAATGCTTACCACGGCTTTAGATGTGGGTTTTATACTGGGAGCCGAATTGCACACCAACCACAACGACCCTGATAATTTTGCCGAGTTTGGGATTTATGATGATAGTGGCGTAGCGTTTTCAAAACCTACTCACATCAATCATTGGAAACGAAGAGAAGGCGCAGGATTTGAAGATAGTTACAAACCCTTGCTTTTTGATACGGAATCCAAAACCTTCACCTTCAAAGCAAAGACCGCAAGATCGGTAGATAAAGACACCTATTTTCATTTGATTTTGATGTACAAAATAAATCCTTCTAGCTGTTAAGACCTCTAAAAATGACACAAGACATTCTAATTATTAACACAGGAGTAGTTTTTTTGAAACTTAAAAAAGACCAAGACATCACCATTGATGATGTAACGACTTTGCAAGTAATCAATAGTGGTTTTGTGCCTGTTTTTATCAATGATTTGGAGTTGGCCAGCAAGGAACGAGCCACCATTGTAGTTTCCGATGGTACGACATCAAAAGTGGAATTATCCATTCGATTTGCACCAATTGAAACCAATGCTTCAAAGGAATTTTCAAAATTCAGTTGGAACAAGAAAGAACTAGATATTGTCTATAAAAAGTTAATACGATGCAGGAATTAGATCATCTCATAGAAAAATTAAACACCGACCAGTATTCGGCAGTTTCGGTTTTCGATTTGGATACCAATTCGTTTGTGTTTCGCAATAAAACCCATGCTGAAATCACAGCTGATGAAGGAACGGCAGAACAGTTTTTTGAAACCCTTTTTGCCAACGGTCACAAGCGATTAAGTTTGAGTTTGAAGCGCAAAAACGGAAGTACGTTCAAAATTGATGGTCAAAGTTTTGAAGTCAATTTTTCAAAAGATACTTCGGAACCTATGCCGGCACCTCAAGCACCCCATGTACAACCACCTCCAACCGATTTTTTTCAGAACTCGTATGGTTTAGGAACACTGGACATGATTAATCTTTTTGTAGCTAAAGGCGATGCCCAAAGATTGTTGACCGAGAATGAAGTCTTGAAAGCTGAAAACAAAGAGTATAAAAAGCAAAATGAAGAGCTGAAAGAAGAGCGCTTGGCTTCTAAATACGATCTAAATAAAAGCAAAGGCAATCAAGAAATGTTGTTAGGAGCCATTCAGCAATTGCCCGCTTTAATGAGTTTTGTCAAAGGCACACCGCCTGTAGGTTTGGGAAATGCAGTAGAGAGTTTCACTTCGCCAGTTAAAAAACAATTTGCAACGGCTTTGCAAAACATAGACGATTCGGTGGTAAACGTACTAGATAGCATCAACAACGGATTGAATTCTAATGCTGAATTCTCGAATGAATTAGCAGAATTATTAAAAAAACATCACTTATGGGAAGCGTAAAACAAAGCATTCAAATCGAAGTGGTTGCCAAAACCCCTTTTGAATTAAAACCAAAAACATCGGCAATCAAAGAACTCGCCAAACTCGATGCAGAAGTATTGACCAAGTTGGCAGAGCTGTCCAAAAACAAAACGGCAATCACCCAATTGAAAACCAATTTTGAAATGATAAAAGGGTTTTTAACGGCATAAAACAAAAGGAAGATGGAAAGTACAATGAGGTTGAGCCCAACAGGAAAGACCGTTATGAAAGTGGCACTCTTGGGTGGAATATTTGCCTTTGCCTACTATAAAATTTTCAAAGGATTCCAACAGTTACGAGCCGACAAAAGATACAAACCAAGCAATATCAATGTAACCCAAGCCAAAGCAAGAGCCGAAGCCATTTACACCGCATTGCTAGGTTTTGGAGCCAATTACAAAACCGTAGAAAACAACTTAACAGGATTGAATCACAACGGTTTTATAATGGTGTACAATGAGTTTGGAGAGCGAAGAAGTGCCACGTTGGTTAAGATGAATTTAGTGGAATGGTTGCAAGATCAGTTCAATGAAACTGACATTGCCAAGTTGCGATTTTTAATAAAAGGATTTTTCTAATGACAAATAAAGGGAAGATAGTACTAGGCGTATCGGTTTTGGTTATTGGTGCAGGTATTTTTTTTCTAACCAAGAAGAACAAAAACGGACAATCGGTTTTAGGAGGAGGAACCAAATATATTGATGAAGGCGATGTGAATATGATTCCAGTGTTTTCAGCCAGTCAAAAAGCTACAGCCTTGTATAATGCCATGAACATTTACACAGGCACAGATGAACAAACGATCATTGAAGAATTAACAGGTGTTACACAAGCCCAATTCGGATTAATCAGTAAAGCGTTTGGACTTAGAAATTACAACCGCTATTTAGGGTACAATACTATTGGCGGAACCCCATTGCCTTTGAAAACGTGGTTAAGAGAAGAACTGAATGATGCTGATTATCATTTGTTGCGAAAAAAATTTCCAATGTATTTATAATGTAGAATATGAAAGTGAGCAAAGAAAATAAAGTACTACTAGGAACAGCAGTAGTTGGAGCGGGAATTTTAGGTTTTCTGTATTGGAAGAAAAAGAAAAAAGAAGCTGAAGAGGATTTGATGGTTTATACTCCAGAACCCTTAGCACCAGCAACCCCAAAAGTAACTAGTCAACAACCCGTAGTTGGAGCCGTTTTAGACAAAAACAAACTATTATTTAAAGGAAGTAAAGGGCTTGAAGTACGAGAATTGCAACGCTTGTTGGGCGTTAAAATTGATGGTGATTTTGGAAACATGACCAAAGCAGCACTATTGGCCAAAAAAGGAGTAACCAAAATCAGTCTCAATGGGTATGCTAAAAAAAGAGTAGCCAGTAAAGCA includes these proteins:
- a CDS encoding peptidoglycan-binding domain-containing protein is translated as MKVSKENKVLLGTAVVGAGILGFLYWKKKKKEAEEDLMVYTPEPLAPATPKVTSQQPVVGAVLDKNKLLFKGSKGLEVRELQRLLGVKIDGDFGNMTKAALLAKKGVTKISLNGYAKKRVASKAQPTAFVLPKKGQKVMAIQNKVSVFNAQKTAEGTYFNTGTKPFIGGSFDYGEHIGVYVASKEGGQYLINRNGVYYFVNGNAVKPY